The genomic stretch GGCTTCGGCCAGTCCCCGCAAGGTGCGGTACTTGCCGCCCGATTGTCCGGCGCCGCGCACTGCGGCTTCGGTGAGCTTCAGATAACCCACGGGGTCGAGCGCCCCCTCGAGCCGGGCGAAGCGACTCCAGATCGCATCGGCGCTGGCGGTCGACACCTGCTGGCCGGTAACGATCCGGGCCAGCCCTTCGAAGCCACCCGGAAAGCGGCGGATCTCGAAACTGCCGGCCCGTTCGGCAACCGGGCCGAGGCGGGGGTCGAGCGCAATCAGCGCGTCGAGCTGGCGCTGCAGCGCCTCGGCCGAATCGAGACGATCTGTCAAAGAAATGTCCTTACGTGCTAGCACTTTGTCATGCCCAGCCCCGTCCTCCGCTTTGCCCCGAGCCCCAATGGCCTGCTGCACCTGGGGCACGCCTACTCGGCGCTGTTCACTGCCGTATGGGCCGAAGCCCTGGGCGGCCGGTTTCTCCTCCGCATCGAAGACATCGACCTTACCCGAAGCAAGCCGGAATTCACTGCCGCGATCTTCGAAGACCTTGCCTGGCTCGGCCTCGCCTGGGAACAG from Devosia sp. A16 encodes the following:
- a CDS encoding DNA-3-methyladenine glycosylase family protein — its product is MTDRLDSAEALQRQLDALIALDPRLGPVAERAGSFEIRRFPGGFEGLARIVTGQQVSTASADAIWSRFARLEGALDPVGYLKLTEAAVRGAGQSGGKYRTLRGLAEAIAGGEVDFAHLAELPADAAITALTRLKGIGPWTAEIYLMFSAAHPDIFPAGDVALQRAAEWAFGLDGKPAVKDLIEMARRWSPYRSTAALLLWRYYRAVRNKEGLSI